Proteins co-encoded in one Fusarium fujikuroi IMI 58289 draft genome, chromosome FFUJ_chr06 genomic window:
- a CDS encoding probable syntaxin, vesicular transport protein — MAVASIQDRTSEFKSVLAQAQRKQSSSKVSSQRRSLLTDAQKDAANGHAGGPPRRSEFARKAAEIGRGISATMGKLEKLAQLAKRRTLFDDRPVEINELTFVIKQDLSSLNQQIGALQTLTKQQHPKADQEGEHNKNVVYLLQGKLTDVSVNFKDVLEARTKNIQASRSRTENFISSVSQHAQPSIQQSASPLYGTPARNSPAPGAQDTLSLNPVGDQQLLMMEEAQPSNTYIQQRGEAIEAIEKTIGELGSIFGQLATMVSEQSEMIQRIDANTEDVVDNVEGAQRELLKYWNRVSSNRMLIAKMFGTLMIFFLIWVLVSG, encoded by the exons ATGGCTGTCGCATCTATTCAAGACCGAACCTCTGAGTTCAAGTCGGTACTCGCCCAGGCACAGCGAAAACAATCCTCCTCAAAAGTCAGCTCTCAGCGCCGGTCTCTATTGACTGATGCGCAAAAAGATGCCGCCAACGGCCATGCTGGAGGTCCCCCAAGACGATCCGAGTTCGCCCGGAAGGCTGCTGAAATTGGACGTGGCATCTCTGCGACTATGGGCAAGTTGGAAAAGCTAGCTCAAT TGGCGAAGCGACGAACACTTTTCGACGACCGTCCTGTGGAAATCAACGAACTTACTTTCGTTATCAAGCAAGATCTCTCATCTCTGAACCAGCAAATTGGAGCTCTTCAAACACTCACCAAGCAACAACACCCCAAGGCCGATCAGGAGGGCGAGCACAACAAGAATGTTGTCTACCTGCTACAAGGCAAGCTCACTGACGTCTCGGTCAACTTCAAGGACGTTCTTGAGGCCAGAACCAAGAACATCCAGGCATCGCGATCGAGAACAGAGAACTTTATCTCCTCTGTGTCGCAACATGCTCAGCCATCGATTCAACAGTCGGCTTCTCCTCTCTACGGAACACCAGCTCGCAATTCGCCCGCGCCAGGAGCTCAAGATACCCTGTCTCTCAACCCCGTTGGCGATCAAcagctgctgatgatggaagaggcaCAACCCTCCAACACATATATCCAACAACGTGGTGAAGCGATTGAGGCTATCGAGAAGACCATTGGTGAGCTTGGCAGCATTTTCGGACAACTAGCCACCATGGTTTCGGAACAGAGCGAGATGATTCAGCGCATTGACGCCAACACAGAAGATGTGGTCGATAACGTTGAAGGAGCACAGCGAGAACTCCTCAAGTACTGGAACCGAGTGTCAAGCAACAGAATGCTGATTGCCAAAATGTTTGGAACGCTAATGATCTTCTTCCT GATCTGGGTTCTTGTTTCGGGCTAA